In Phaseolus vulgaris cultivar G19833 chromosome 3, P. vulgaris v2.0, whole genome shotgun sequence, the sequence GAGCTTTGGGGGACAAGGGTGTCATAGATTTCTCCCAGGTCGAGCATGTTATTCTTAAAAGTATGCCCCTTTTTCTCCTACATCCTTGTTGTGCTTGAGTTTGGATATGAGTTGTGTTTTGTTGCTTTGCTCATTTTGTTTGCAAAAAAGGGTAGGAGATTCATGACAGTAAAAGAGAAAACAGAATATGACAACGAAAAACGCAAAAGGGGTGGAACctgaaattcaaattttttgaatttatggACTGttcctgatttttttttaatctgatGCAAGCAGGACATGGCCCCATATATACCCCATATTTGTGTTTTAAAGTTTGAGTTTGATTACGGCTATTTTAATACAGATGATCGTTCATTAAGTGAGGTATTCAAGTTGTTTGACTTAATCCACATTGTTACTACTGATCACTCGAGTATTACCAGAATTACCAAAGAGGTATGTTATTGTattatttcagttttttttgCTTTTGCATTTATGCAAGCAACTTGTACAAGCAGGTTGTTGAAGATTTTGCATCTGAGAATGTTGTATATCTGGAGCTGAGAACCACACCAAAGGTAATATGTGGAGCTCAGTTGGTTATTTTGTTTGTTCTTGTTTCCATGGGCTGGATGAGGAAAGTGTTTTCTTAATTATGTGTAGAAAAATGATTCCCTAGGAATGAGCAAACGTTCTTACGTGGATGCTGTAGTGGAAGGTCTAAGAGCTGTCAGTTCAGTAGATGTGGCTTTCATTCCTTCCAGCGAGGAACCTACAAATCTTTCAAGCCCATTACTCTCAGATGCGAGTGATAAATGTAATGGaaacattagaaaaaaaatatttgttaggcTTCTCTTGAGCATTGACCGTAGGGAGACAACGGAAGCGGCAATGGAAACGGTAATATTCTATGCAGAAGTATTTTGGGCAAAGTTAAGTCTGTTTGTTACTGACTTGGAGCGCTATACTCATCTGCTACAGGTAATGCTTGCACTGGAAATGAGGCGTTTTGGGGTTGTTGGGATTGACCTCTCTGGGAATCCAGCTGTTGGTGAATGGTATATCAGAGTGATCTTGGACTCTACCGAAGtgatttattttaagttttaaaaattcatGCTAGAGCCCAGTTTTATCTTTTGTAGGATTACATATCTGCCAGCATTGATATTTGCTCGACAGCAAGGTCTTTATGTGACTCTTCATTGTGGAGAGGTGATTGATCTTTTCTTTGTACCTTTTATCCTGGTGTTTGTCTGgcagttttttttctttctgacTGTGTGTTCAGGTATCAAATTCAAAGGAGATACACAATATGCTTGACTTTCTTCCACAGAGGATTGGGCATGCTTGTTTCTTCGAGGAAGAACATTGGAGAAGGCTGAAGTCGTCTAACATTCCGGTTAGACCGTTACTTTAGTTATACTAATGTTAAAGCAACAAAAATGGTAGTGTGTCATGATTTATGTGGTTACAACTTACAAGCACATGCTTTTGTTAGTATTCAGTCAATTAAAAGTTTATACTCGTTCAATTTCTTTTTTGTCAAATTTAATGTTTGATTTGATCTGGAATAAGTGGAGGAGACCACAATCTCTTCCTTTC encodes:
- the LOC137806684 gene encoding N6-mAMP deaminase isoform X1, with the protein product MEWCVSMPKIELHAHLNGSIRDNTLLDLARALGDKGVIDFSQVEHVILKNDRSLSEVFKLFDLIHIVTTDHSSITRITKEVVEDFASENVVYLELRTTPKKNDSLGMSKRSYVDAVVEGLRAVSSVDVAFIPSSEEPTNLSSPLLSDASDKCNGNIRKKIFVRLLLSIDRRETTEAAMETVIFYAEVFWAKLSLFVTDLERYTHLLQVMLALEMRRFGVVGIDLSGNPAVGEWITYLPALIFARQQGLYVTLHCGEVSNSKEIHNMLDFLPQRIGHACFFEEEHWRRLKSSNIPVEICLTSNIRTLSVPTIDAHHFVDLYNARHPLVLCTDDSGVFSTSLSNEYNIAASTFGLGQNEMFELSKNSIEFIFGDNVVKEILRKTFDSAAKSLEL
- the LOC137806684 gene encoding N6-mAMP deaminase isoform X2; amino-acid sequence: MEWCVSMPKIELHAHLNGSIRDNTLLDLARALGDKGVIDFSQVEHVILKNDRSLSEVFKLFDLIHIVTTDHSSITRITKEVVEDFASENVVYLELRTTPKKNDSLGMSKRSYVDAVVEGLRAVSSVDVAFIPSSEEPTNLSSPLLSDASDKCNGNIRKKIFVRLLLSIDRRETTEAAMETVMLALEMRRFGVVGIDLSGNPAVGEWITYLPALIFARQQGLYVTLHCGEVSNSKEIHNMLDFLPQRIGHACFFEEEHWRRLKSSNIPVEICLTSNIRTLSVPTIDAHHFVDLYNARHPLVLCTDDSGVFSTSLSNEYNIAASTFGLGQNEMFELSKNSIEFIFGDNVVKEILRKTFDSAAKSLEL